From one Pontibacillus sp. HMF3514 genomic stretch:
- a CDS encoding DUF4190 domain-containing protein, with protein MDESKKKHEEHVDETPHIDDEEAKEIKNVEDHELNDLEERETLADSPSLMPGTDDVEFAQEAAIDNNTVREPVKSGEKETDMDKDVHAGMGWLAVVLSIVSFFIMPVILGAAGVIVGFMAKRRGADTLGNTAIIAGAISILLTLFFAPF; from the coding sequence ATGGATGAATCCAAGAAAAAGCATGAAGAACATGTGGACGAAACCCCTCATATTGATGATGAGGAAGCAAAAGAAATAAAAAACGTTGAAGATCATGAACTTAATGATCTAGAGGAAAGAGAAACACTGGCAGATAGCCCAAGTTTAATGCCTGGTACTGATGATGTTGAATTTGCTCAAGAAGCGGCAATCGATAACAACACAGTACGTGAACCGGTAAAATCAGGTGAAAAAGAGACAGACATGGATAAAGATGTCCATGCGGGCATGGGGTGGTTAGCTGTTGTGCTATCCATCGTATCCTTTTTTATTATGCCTGTTATACTCGGAGCCGCAGGTGTCATTGTAGGATTTATGGCGAAGCGCAGAGGTGCAGATACGCTAGGTAATACAGCGATTATCGCGGGTGCCATTTCCATTTTGCTCACCTTATTCTTTGCTCCATTTTAG